One Phycisphaera mikurensis NBRC 102666 DNA window includes the following coding sequences:
- a CDS encoding tetratricopeptide repeat protein, with the protein MAIDRRRRRLQRLTLLAAAFVVLAAGVAGLYLFQQHRNESRQLLLRQEGLAAYAAGDMPVAAAKLGDYVDARPDADAETLLAAAEASYRAPLPGAAHVRRAQQWLVRLRAIDPKNQAGNDLLLEIAETHLGPEQGERVATDVLDGDPQNGRARLLRASRRLALNNPADALADAEKQLELEPGDAEASLLRVQARLALGEDAELVAADADAALAAAEAAGDASRAQRPGLRLAAAFAELRAGRTDRARELLEEAAGEPPADGRFAVRLTRLLDATNNFAAANAYVAAHAASFPPVDGPGVELTRRLFEAGRLEDVAARLGGLDGNAPTELLAIRAMSLAELGRRDQAEATLDLLADHADPIGVRWERPLRLFYAQPRLAPRVLEAAAESVDNGLAHPYLLAIMGRCHAEVDDFAAALTQHRAAAEARNAWAAPRVLAARALLELDRPAEAEAEATGAYLRRTDLLEPLVLKAEAMARLPGREQQTLDLTAKLLEQVPDEPRLVVLEAATLAQRGDDQAARAAIERAVRRDPPLPPASLLELARVGQAAGLDTDTLVLDRLNEAYGDRPELIYARAARLAAEGQPDAGLALIRPRVVADDPSWRLLEATYLQLIDDPGAREAWAATSEAFPSVLEVQRRVLASPLVLADRELSDRVIERVRSLAGSENLQWRMARARWLLDGPGAEAGAGAGGSPADDAAAAEAEKLLDEVLSRARDDAEALLLRARAHERQGRTLEAARDAEAALQQASDSPSLRLEVARLQQAVGNFPAALANLVAVADGPADRLDAAQTRSAALLLAAQGDYARAIGLLERLQNRPEGAMGAREQLLLGQLYAQVGQEDAASRTMEALLAAEPDAASLQWAAGFYAESGDPERAQAVLDRLEGAGVEPGRRRAILADHAARYGSLREALAEFEAAVAAGDPGAASRLAGFNLGQGRGEAALDAARAGLAGGAAGEEPGLADLVARADAVGALAGDPAFRPILQRLLRESDPGLRASISAALTLAADTAAPPVEKLSRLRQMARDADGIVELQTLAAQLHLRAGRNEEALALAEAAAIAHPNAVPPAQARALAFFALERWDDALASAMDWRRRSARDPLAADLLIARSRLAKGQPAEAEAALAPYLRFAEELPGQMADFAAVYGRALAESGRAREATDFLGGHLDLPQWRAAALAITPSLRDADARSAWLETLTAAVPESEPSERFRVANAWWALHLAGGVTARDAPDAGRVALRLVTALAERPDATMPVHAAAGMMAESLGEPQTAVAAYRRALDLNPDAQAVRNNLAMVLIGDDGPAIDAAAGLQLAREAVAAEPENADFRDTLALAQVANGNVQEALRTIEVAIDLEPSKSAWRDRQAEILRMQ; encoded by the coding sequence ATGGCCATCGACCGCCGCCGACGCCGCCTCCAACGCCTCACCCTGCTCGCCGCGGCCTTCGTCGTGCTCGCCGCGGGCGTTGCGGGCCTGTACCTCTTCCAGCAGCACCGCAACGAGAGCCGCCAGCTGCTGCTGCGGCAGGAGGGCCTGGCCGCTTACGCGGCGGGCGACATGCCGGTGGCGGCGGCGAAGCTCGGGGACTACGTGGACGCGCGGCCCGACGCGGACGCCGAGACGCTGCTCGCCGCGGCGGAGGCTTCGTACCGGGCCCCGCTGCCGGGAGCCGCCCACGTGCGGCGGGCGCAGCAGTGGCTCGTCCGGCTCCGCGCCATCGACCCGAAGAACCAAGCCGGCAACGACCTGCTCCTGGAGATCGCCGAGACGCACCTCGGCCCGGAGCAGGGCGAGCGGGTCGCCACGGACGTCCTGGATGGCGACCCGCAGAACGGGCGGGCCCGGCTGCTGCGTGCCAGCCGCCGCCTCGCGCTGAACAACCCCGCCGACGCGCTCGCGGACGCGGAGAAGCAGCTGGAGCTGGAGCCCGGCGACGCGGAGGCCTCGCTGCTGCGCGTGCAGGCCCGCCTCGCGCTGGGCGAGGACGCCGAGCTGGTCGCCGCCGACGCCGACGCCGCCCTCGCGGCCGCGGAAGCCGCCGGCGACGCGAGCCGCGCCCAGCGGCCGGGCCTGCGGCTGGCCGCCGCCTTTGCCGAGCTGCGGGCGGGCCGCACCGACCGCGCCCGCGAGCTGCTCGAAGAGGCCGCCGGCGAGCCGCCCGCCGACGGCCGCTTCGCCGTCCGGCTCACGCGCCTGCTCGACGCGACCAACAACTTCGCCGCCGCGAACGCCTACGTCGCCGCCCACGCCGCGAGCTTCCCGCCGGTGGACGGGCCGGGGGTGGAGCTGACCCGACGCCTGTTCGAGGCGGGCCGGCTGGAGGACGTCGCCGCGCGCCTCGGGGGCCTCGACGGCAACGCGCCCACCGAGCTGCTCGCGATCCGCGCGATGAGCCTCGCGGAGCTGGGCCGCCGGGACCAGGCGGAGGCGACGCTCGACCTGCTCGCGGACCACGCCGACCCCATCGGCGTCCGCTGGGAGCGTCCGCTGCGGCTGTTCTACGCCCAGCCCCGCCTGGCCCCGCGCGTCCTCGAGGCCGCCGCCGAGTCGGTCGACAACGGGCTCGCGCACCCCTACCTGCTCGCCATCATGGGCCGCTGCCACGCCGAGGTCGACGACTTCGCCGCGGCGCTGACCCAGCACCGCGCCGCCGCCGAAGCCCGCAACGCCTGGGCCGCCCCGCGCGTGCTCGCCGCGCGAGCCCTGCTCGAGCTCGATCGCCCGGCCGAGGCCGAGGCCGAGGCGACCGGGGCGTACCTCCGCCGCACCGACCTGCTCGAGCCGCTGGTGCTCAAGGCCGAGGCGATGGCCCGGCTGCCGGGCCGGGAGCAGCAGACGCTGGACCTCACCGCGAAGCTGCTCGAGCAGGTGCCCGACGAGCCGCGGCTGGTGGTGCTCGAGGCCGCCACGCTCGCCCAACGCGGGGACGACCAAGCCGCCCGGGCCGCGATCGAGCGGGCGGTCCGCCGCGACCCGCCGCTGCCGCCGGCGAGCCTGCTGGAGCTGGCCCGCGTCGGCCAAGCCGCCGGCCTCGACACCGACACGCTCGTGCTGGATCGGCTCAACGAGGCCTACGGCGATCGGCCCGAGCTGATCTACGCCCGCGCCGCGCGGCTCGCCGCCGAGGGGCAGCCCGACGCCGGCTTGGCGCTCATCCGCCCGCGGGTCGTCGCCGACGACCCCTCCTGGCGCCTGCTCGAGGCCACCTACCTCCAGCTCATCGACGACCCCGGCGCACGCGAGGCCTGGGCCGCCACCTCGGAGGCTTTCCCCTCGGTGCTGGAGGTGCAGCGTCGGGTGCTCGCGTCGCCGCTGGTGCTCGCCGACCGGGAGCTGAGCGACCGCGTCATCGAGCGGGTCCGCTCGCTCGCGGGCAGCGAGAACCTGCAGTGGCGGATGGCCCGCGCGCGGTGGCTGCTCGACGGGCCCGGGGCCGAGGCGGGGGCCGGGGCGGGCGGAAGCCCGGCCGATGACGCGGCCGCGGCGGAGGCCGAGAAGCTCCTCGACGAGGTGCTCAGCCGCGCCCGCGACGACGCGGAGGCCCTGCTCCTGCGGGCCCGGGCCCACGAGCGGCAGGGCCGCACGCTGGAAGCTGCGCGCGACGCCGAAGCCGCGCTGCAGCAGGCGTCCGACAGCCCCTCGCTCCGCCTGGAGGTGGCCCGGCTGCAGCAGGCGGTGGGCAACTTCCCCGCCGCTTTGGCGAATCTCGTCGCCGTGGCCGACGGCCCCGCCGACCGGCTCGACGCGGCACAGACCCGCTCGGCCGCGCTGCTGCTCGCCGCCCAGGGCGACTACGCCCGCGCGATCGGCCTGCTGGAGCGGCTGCAGAACCGGCCGGAGGGAGCCATGGGGGCGCGCGAGCAGCTGCTGCTCGGCCAGCTGTACGCCCAGGTCGGCCAAGAAGACGCCGCGTCCCGCACGATGGAGGCGCTGCTCGCCGCCGAGCCCGACGCCGCGTCGCTGCAGTGGGCCGCGGGCTTCTACGCCGAGAGCGGCGACCCGGAGCGGGCGCAGGCCGTGCTGGACCGGCTCGAGGGCGCGGGGGTCGAGCCCGGCCGCCGCCGCGCGATCCTCGCCGACCACGCCGCCCGGTACGGCTCGCTGCGCGAAGCGCTCGCGGAGTTCGAGGCCGCCGTCGCCGCCGGCGACCCCGGCGCCGCCTCGCGGCTCGCCGGCTTCAACCTTGGCCAGGGACGCGGCGAGGCCGCGCTCGACGCCGCCCGGGCCGGCCTCGCCGGCGGCGCGGCGGGCGAAGAGCCCGGCCTCGCGGACCTGGTGGCGCGGGCCGACGCCGTCGGGGCGCTTGCGGGCGACCCGGCCTTCCGCCCGATCCTGCAGCGCCTGCTCCGCGAGAGCGACCCCGGCCTCCGCGCCTCCATCTCCGCGGCGTTGACGCTCGCGGCGGACACCGCGGCGCCGCCGGTGGAGAAGCTCTCCCGCCTGCGGCAGATGGCCCGCGACGCCGACGGGATCGTCGAGCTGCAGACCCTCGCGGCGCAGCTGCACCTGCGGGCCGGCCGCAACGAGGAGGCCCTGGCGCTGGCCGAGGCCGCGGCGATCGCCCACCCCAACGCCGTGCCGCCGGCGCAGGCGCGGGCGCTGGCCTTCTTCGCGTTGGAGCGGTGGGACGACGCGCTCGCCTCCGCGATGGACTGGCGGCGTCGCTCCGCCCGCGACCCGCTCGCGGCCGACCTGCTCATCGCCCGCAGCCGCCTCGCCAAGGGGCAGCCCGCCGAGGCCGAGGCCGCGTTGGCCCCCTACCTCAGGTTCGCGGAGGAGCTGCCCGGGCAGATGGCCGATTTCGCCGCGGTCTACGGCCGCGCCCTGGCCGAGTCGGGCCGGGCGCGCGAGGCGACGGACTTCCTCGGCGGGCACCTGGACCTGCCCCAGTGGCGTGCCGCCGCACTGGCCATCACGCCCTCGCTGCGGGACGCCGACGCGCGCTCCGCCTGGCTGGAGACGCTCACCGCCGCCGTGCCCGAGAGCGAACCCTCCGAGCGGTTCCGGGTCGCCAACGCCTGGTGGGCTCTGCACCTCGCCGGCGGGGTCACCGCTCGCGACGCCCCCGACGCCGGCCGCGTCGCGCTGCGGCTGGTGACCGCGCTGGCCGAGCGGCCCGACGCGACGATGCCCGTCCACGCGGCCGCCGGCATGATGGCCGAGTCGCTCGGGGAGCCGCAGACCGCCGTTGCCGCCTACCGCCGGGCCCTGGACCTCAACCCCGACGCGCAGGCCGTGCGGAACAACCTGGCCATGGTGCTCATCGGCGACGACGGGCCGGCGATCGACGCCGCCGCCGGCCTGCAGCTCGCCCGGGAAGCCGTCGCCGCCGAGCCCGAGAACGCCGACTTCCGCGACACGCTCGCGCTGGCGCAGGTCGCCAACGGGAACGTGCAGGAGGCGCTGCGGACAATCGAGGTGGCGATCGACCTCGAGCCCAGCAAGAGCGCCTGGCGGGACCGGCAGGCGGAGATCCTCCGCATGCAGTGA
- a CDS encoding exosortase/archaeosortase family protein, which produces MPLPRLQNAPADRGAWTLRRCAVGLTLVGLAVTACYRAFADILYIAVRDEEASQVLLVPFVIGWLCHVRWTAIQRTRPAYDFAGPAVIAAGLAVHLWGGATNLQVAWHGGAVLCLLGAITTVAGRPLLWRIWPAVLVLAFLVPVPGIFRQQLAMPLQEYTAAAAEFVFTLLGLGVERSGNMLVYNGHPVMVAEACNGMRMMFALVLVAYAFAFGTPLLPSVRVMLLVLSPVAAVLTNIIRVVPTVILYGHYPDVAAGLFHDLAGWAMLAVAFCLLLMLVRTLKWADVPVMAPRTNLATA; this is translated from the coding sequence GTGCCGCTCCCCCGCCTCCAGAACGCCCCCGCCGATCGCGGTGCCTGGACCCTCCGACGCTGCGCGGTGGGCTTGACGCTGGTTGGGCTCGCGGTGACCGCGTGTTACCGGGCCTTCGCCGACATCCTCTACATCGCCGTGCGCGACGAGGAAGCCAGCCAGGTGCTGCTGGTCCCGTTCGTCATCGGCTGGCTGTGCCACGTCCGCTGGACGGCCATCCAGCGGACCCGACCGGCCTACGACTTCGCCGGGCCGGCGGTGATCGCCGCGGGGCTGGCGGTGCATCTCTGGGGCGGCGCGACCAACCTGCAGGTCGCGTGGCACGGGGGCGCGGTGCTCTGCCTGCTCGGCGCGATCACGACGGTGGCCGGCCGGCCGCTGCTGTGGCGGATCTGGCCGGCGGTGCTCGTGCTCGCCTTTCTCGTGCCCGTGCCGGGGATCTTCCGGCAGCAGCTGGCGATGCCGCTGCAGGAGTACACGGCCGCGGCGGCGGAGTTCGTCTTCACGCTGCTGGGCCTCGGCGTCGAGCGCAGCGGGAACATGCTCGTCTACAACGGGCACCCGGTGATGGTCGCCGAGGCGTGCAACGGCATGCGCATGATGTTCGCCTTGGTCCTCGTCGCCTACGCCTTCGCTTTCGGCACGCCGCTGCTGCCGTCGGTCCGGGTGATGCTGCTGGTGCTCTCCCCGGTGGCCGCGGTGCTGACCAACATCATCCGCGTGGTGCCCACCGTCATCCTCTACGGCCACTACCCCGACGTCGCCGCGGGGCTCTTCCACGACCTCGCCGGCTGGGCGATGCTCGCCGTCGCCTTCTGCCTGCTGCTGATGCTGGTCCGCACGCTGAAGTGGGCGGACGTGCCGGTCATGGCACCCCGCACCAACCTCGCCACCGCCTGA
- the ileS gene encoding isoleucine--tRNA ligase, producing the protein MAAPQEKASAKKAGKNAYKDTLNLPRTAFAMKANLVQSEPQSVKRWAKLGVYRQLRARAAEAKAAGDPLPAYVAHDGPPYANGDIHLGHLLNKVLKDLVVRSRSMEGFDCPYTPGWDCHGLPIEHRVMQELGPGGRELEPLKIRRKCAAYAGKHVKTQRQQMERLLTLADYENPYLTMDSRYEAGVLEVFAGMLEAGLVYRDLKPVHWSVDNQTALAEAELEYHDREDTSVYVRFAMNNSGSEGLLIWTTTPWTLPANLAVAVHPRMEYGLYEIAGNDPTWIAVALAPAVAAKREVGLPGPLKVVKGEALVGRTYAHPFVGREGRVVPAEYVTDEDGTGLVHTAPGHGAEDYQTGLREGLDVYCPVLPDGTYDDTVPDWLRGKSIWEANQEIVERLERDGVLFFDERFTHSYPHDWRGKQPVIFRATEQWFCAVDKPATGPLAGKTLRQAGLDAVGKDTSFQPAWGQNRLRGMIESRPDWCLSRQRSWGLPIPAFFDAQGRPLLTAASVRAVAEVIGDRGSDAWFFLPAADLLARYDPAADPDAPAWAGDDALASLVKGGDTFDVWFESGSSWHAVLREGWREAQAEPASGEAFPADLYLEGSDQHRGWFQHSLLPALAVTGRPPFEGVLTHGFMVDRDGRKMSKSLGNALEVATLMQQHGADVCRWWVASLNTDNDVKVDEAFFKTAGEAYRKVRNTLRFLLSNLDGFRMRGGRVKFEAADATSLDAWLTGELVTLSVSVRRAYRENRYRRAQELLFGFCNETLSGVYLSAVKDRLYCDEADGRRRRRTQTTLYRVTTVLVRLLGPILPHTADEAWAALHPDDDEACVHLCRFADVAKIAETPVSEAWPAVMEARKRWMLALEQHRERAKACGGADAPLDLGLVLPAAELPEGFDPVELADLCGVSRVEVGEAEEVAVVDLSRQPRCERSWKRDGTVKPRPDNGLLSDRDWRVVSSLHASG; encoded by the coding sequence ATGGCCGCGCCCCAAGAGAAAGCATCCGCGAAGAAAGCCGGGAAGAACGCGTACAAGGACACGCTGAACCTGCCCAGGACCGCCTTCGCGATGAAGGCGAATCTCGTCCAGAGCGAGCCGCAGAGCGTGAAGCGGTGGGCGAAGCTCGGCGTGTACCGGCAGCTGCGGGCGCGGGCGGCGGAGGCGAAGGCCGCCGGCGATCCGCTGCCCGCCTACGTCGCGCACGACGGCCCGCCCTACGCCAACGGCGACATCCACCTGGGCCACCTGCTCAACAAGGTGCTCAAGGACCTGGTGGTCCGCAGCCGCTCGATGGAGGGCTTCGACTGCCCCTACACGCCCGGCTGGGACTGCCACGGCCTGCCCATCGAGCACCGCGTCATGCAGGAGCTCGGCCCCGGGGGGCGCGAGCTCGAGCCGCTGAAGATCCGCAGGAAGTGCGCCGCCTACGCCGGCAAGCACGTCAAGACGCAGCGTCAGCAGATGGAGCGGCTGCTGACGCTGGCCGACTACGAGAACCCGTACCTCACGATGGACTCGCGCTACGAGGCGGGCGTGCTGGAGGTCTTCGCCGGGATGCTCGAAGCGGGGCTGGTGTACCGCGACCTCAAGCCGGTTCACTGGTCGGTGGACAACCAGACGGCCCTGGCCGAGGCGGAGCTGGAGTACCACGACCGGGAGGACACCTCCGTGTACGTGCGCTTCGCGATGAACAACAGCGGGTCCGAGGGCCTGCTGATCTGGACGACGACGCCCTGGACGCTGCCGGCGAACCTGGCCGTCGCGGTGCACCCGCGGATGGAGTACGGGCTCTACGAGATCGCGGGCAACGACCCGACGTGGATCGCGGTGGCGCTCGCGCCAGCGGTCGCGGCGAAGCGGGAGGTCGGGCTGCCCGGGCCGCTGAAGGTCGTGAAGGGCGAGGCCCTCGTCGGCCGCACCTACGCCCACCCTTTCGTCGGCCGCGAGGGCCGCGTCGTGCCCGCCGAGTACGTCACCGACGAGGACGGCACCGGGCTGGTGCACACCGCGCCGGGCCACGGCGCCGAGGACTATCAGACCGGGCTGAGGGAAGGACTGGACGTCTACTGCCCGGTGCTGCCCGACGGCACCTACGACGACACCGTGCCGGACTGGCTGCGGGGCAAGAGCATCTGGGAGGCGAACCAGGAGATCGTTGAGCGCCTCGAGCGCGACGGCGTCCTCTTCTTCGACGAGCGCTTCACCCACAGCTACCCGCACGACTGGCGTGGCAAGCAGCCGGTGATCTTCCGCGCCACCGAGCAGTGGTTCTGCGCCGTCGACAAGCCGGCGACCGGACCGCTCGCGGGCAAGACGCTGCGGCAGGCCGGCCTGGACGCCGTCGGGAAGGACACGAGCTTCCAGCCGGCGTGGGGGCAGAACCGCCTGCGCGGGATGATCGAGAGCCGGCCGGACTGGTGCCTCTCGCGGCAACGCAGCTGGGGCCTGCCGATCCCGGCCTTCTTCGACGCCCAGGGCCGGCCGCTGCTCACGGCCGCGAGCGTCCGCGCCGTCGCGGAGGTGATCGGCGACAGGGGCAGCGACGCCTGGTTCTTCCTTCCCGCCGCGGACCTGCTCGCCCGGTACGACCCCGCCGCCGACCCGGACGCACCGGCCTGGGCCGGCGACGACGCGCTCGCCTCGCTTGTCAAGGGCGGCGACACCTTCGACGTCTGGTTCGAGTCCGGCTCCAGCTGGCACGCGGTGCTGCGGGAGGGCTGGCGGGAGGCCCAGGCCGAGCCCGCCTCCGGCGAAGCGTTCCCGGCCGACCTCTACCTGGAAGGCAGCGACCAGCACCGCGGCTGGTTCCAGCACTCGCTGCTCCCGGCGCTCGCCGTCACCGGCCGGCCGCCCTTCGAGGGCGTGCTCACGCACGGCTTCATGGTCGACCGCGACGGCCGCAAGATGAGCAAGTCGCTGGGCAACGCGCTGGAGGTCGCCACGCTGATGCAGCAGCACGGCGCCGACGTCTGCCGCTGGTGGGTCGCCTCGCTGAACACCGACAACGACGTCAAGGTCGACGAGGCCTTCTTCAAGACCGCCGGTGAGGCCTACCGCAAGGTCCGCAACACGCTGCGTTTCCTGCTGTCCAACCTCGACGGCTTCCGCATGCGGGGCGGCCGCGTGAAATTCGAAGCGGCCGACGCGACCAGCCTCGACGCGTGGCTCACCGGCGAGCTGGTGACGCTCTCGGTGTCCGTGCGGCGGGCGTACCGCGAGAACCGCTACCGCCGGGCGCAGGAGCTGCTCTTCGGCTTCTGCAACGAGACGCTCTCGGGCGTGTACCTCTCGGCCGTGAAGGACCGGCTGTACTGCGACGAGGCGGACGGGCGTCGGCGCCGCCGGACGCAGACGACGCTCTACCGCGTGACCACGGTTCTGGTCCGTCTGCTCGGACCGATCCTGCCGCACACGGCCGACGAGGCCTGGGCGGCGCTCCACCCCGACGACGACGAGGCCTGCGTGCACCTGTGCCGCTTCGCGGACGTCGCGAAGATCGCCGAGACGCCGGTGAGCGAGGCCTGGCCGGCGGTGATGGAGGCTCGGAAGCGCTGGATGCTCGCCCTCGAGCAGCACCGCGAGCGGGCGAAGGCCTGCGGCGGCGCGGACGCGCCGCTGGACCTGGGCCTCGTGCTGCCCGCCGCCGAGCTGCCCGAGGGCTTCGACCCCGTGGAGCTCGCTGACCTCTGCGGCGTGAGCCGCGTGGAGGTCGGCGAGGCGGAGGAGGTCGCCGTCGTGGACCTCTCGCGGCAGCCGCGCTGCGAGCGCAGCTGGAAGCGGGACGGGACCGTGAAGCCCCGGCCGGACAACGGCCTGCTGTCCGACCGGGACTGGCGGGTGGTGTCGTCGCTGCACGCGAGCGGGTGA
- a CDS encoding HD domain-containing phosphohydrolase, producing the protein MEMKGKKILVSGLRVGETLSADIVGPDGVLLLRHGVRVEAALLERLRSRGIEEVHLNGDVAADAAAPVGGPGEAAYEEPPDPEPTVPLSEPLAPESYEPRDEICTPLPRLREREFGEAARVAEDSMGTAIQRYGSLAGAFRGGRLSEGSAAVQMLLGLRRVGERDIDLVTLMLVLDRPGIGPLLQHAVRQSVVAMRLGRRLGLGNDAVLDAGLVALFSDIGMSGVAEELIARPGRLSPTEWERVHRHCGASSDLVAKMTGIRPIIAHAVYQHHERPNGGGYPRGRRGVFLHPLARIASVADVFTAVMEHRPHRPARSPHHAVCAALEGVKAGRLDARVVRALLAEVSLFPVGTPLHLSDGRIGTVYRTDAEVADRPVLTFDDGQKPGKLELRLRPELKIVGVGDAKPEAIPEPGEPLAPAA; encoded by the coding sequence ATGGAGATGAAGGGGAAGAAGATCCTTGTGAGCGGGCTCCGCGTGGGGGAGACGCTCAGCGCCGACATCGTCGGGCCCGATGGCGTCCTGCTGCTGCGGCACGGCGTCCGGGTCGAGGCCGCGCTGCTGGAGCGGCTCCGGTCCCGCGGCATCGAGGAGGTTCACCTCAACGGCGACGTCGCCGCCGACGCGGCCGCGCCCGTGGGCGGCCCCGGGGAGGCGGCCTACGAGGAGCCGCCGGACCCCGAGCCGACCGTGCCGCTGAGCGAGCCGCTCGCCCCGGAGTCGTACGAACCCCGCGACGAGATCTGCACGCCGCTGCCGCGCCTGCGCGAGCGGGAGTTCGGCGAGGCGGCACGGGTCGCCGAGGACTCGATGGGGACGGCGATCCAGCGGTACGGGTCGCTGGCCGGCGCCTTCCGGGGCGGCCGGCTGTCCGAGGGCAGCGCCGCCGTGCAGATGCTGCTGGGCCTGCGGCGGGTGGGCGAGCGCGACATCGACCTCGTCACGCTCATGCTCGTGCTGGACCGGCCCGGCATCGGCCCGCTGTTGCAGCACGCGGTGCGGCAGTCGGTGGTCGCGATGCGGCTGGGGCGGCGGCTGGGGCTGGGCAACGACGCCGTGCTCGACGCCGGGCTGGTCGCGCTCTTCAGCGACATCGGGATGTCCGGCGTCGCCGAGGAGCTGATCGCCCGCCCGGGCCGCCTGAGCCCCACCGAGTGGGAGCGTGTCCACCGGCACTGCGGCGCGTCCTCGGACCTGGTCGCGAAGATGACGGGCATCCGCCCGATCATCGCCCACGCGGTCTACCAGCACCACGAACGCCCCAACGGCGGCGGGTACCCCCGCGGCCGGCGCGGCGTTTTCCTGCACCCGCTCGCGCGGATCGCCTCGGTGGCCGACGTCTTCACCGCGGTGATGGAGCACCGGCCGCACCGGCCGGCCCGCTCGCCGCACCACGCCGTCTGCGCGGCGCTGGAGGGCGTGAAAGCCGGCCGCCTCGACGCCCGCGTCGTGCGGGCGCTGCTGGCGGAGGTTTCGCTGTTCCCGGTGGGCACCCCCCTGCACCTCTCCGACGGCCGGATCGGCACCGTGTACCGGACCGACGCGGAGGTGGCCGATCGCCCCGTCCTCACCTTCGACGACGGCCAGAAGCCCGGGAAGCTGGAGCTGCGGCTGCGGCCGGAGCTCAAGATCGTCGGGGTGGGCGACGCGAAGCCCGAGGCGATCCCGGAGCCCGGGGAGCCGCTGGCCCCGGCGGCGTGA
- a CDS encoding peptidylprolyl isomerase → MATATIKTDKGDIVLDLYDDDCPATAGNWIKLAKDGFYDGLTFHRVIPDFMVQAGCPKGTGTGDAGYKFDDEKSALQKKHDGPGVLSMANAGPNTNGSQFFITHVATPWLDGKHGVFGKVTSGQDVVDSIAGGDKMNKVTIED, encoded by the coding sequence ATGGCCACCGCCACCATTAAGACCGACAAGGGCGACATCGTCCTGGACCTGTACGACGACGACTGCCCCGCGACGGCGGGCAACTGGATCAAGCTCGCCAAGGACGGCTTCTACGACGGCCTGACCTTCCACCGCGTCATCCCCGACTTCATGGTCCAAGCCGGCTGCCCCAAGGGCACCGGCACCGGCGATGCGGGCTACAAGTTTGACGACGAGAAGTCCGCCCTGCAGAAGAAGCACGACGGCCCCGGCGTGCTCTCCATGGCCAACGCCGGCCCGAACACCAACGGCAGCCAGTTCTTCATCACCCACGTCGCCACCCCGTGGCTCGACGGCAAGCACGGCGTGTTCGGCAAGGTCACCTCCGGCCAGGACGTGGTCGACAGCATCGCCGGCGGGGACAAGATGAACAAGGTCACCATCGAAGACTGA
- the uxaC gene encoding glucuronate isomerase, with amino-acid sequence MPEAMPAYLHDDFLLSCAAARRLYHEAASGEPICDYHCHLPPADLASRRTFEDLHAAWLGGDHYKWRAMRALGVEERLITGDADPRAKFQAFAESVPRLIGNPLHHWTHLELRRCFGIDTMLDGGSAQEVWDEANRILAATPAPALLRRFDVRLVGTTDFAADPLDHHAALASDPIEGLRVVPTFRPDACHQLGDTAAWNRAMDALGAAAGVEIDSLATLVDALKRRHAFFGELGCRASDHGLLALPDAAPSESAAARVFDRLRGHDEAAAGPDGQASFSAYLMHLFGKLDHDDGRVHQLHLGAARNLNAAGFDALGPDTGFDAIGDARQGPGLVRHLSALAAAGRLPRTVLYNLNPVDNHLFATVAGSFQGRPAGGGSTAPGHVQFGSGWWFLDQDRGMRDQIQTLMEVGVLSTFIGMLTDSRSFLSFPRHEYFRRILCDEIGRRVDAGLIPDDADLLDGIVRGICFGNAMAFLGVQSERGSQAGK; translated from the coding sequence CCTCGCGAGCCGGCGGACCTTCGAGGACCTGCACGCGGCTTGGCTCGGCGGCGACCACTACAAGTGGCGGGCGATGCGCGCCCTCGGCGTCGAGGAACGCCTCATCACCGGCGACGCCGACCCGCGGGCGAAGTTCCAGGCCTTCGCAGAAAGCGTCCCGCGTCTGATCGGCAACCCGCTGCACCACTGGACGCACCTGGAGCTCCGCCGCTGCTTCGGCATCGACACGATGCTCGACGGGGGCAGCGCCCAGGAGGTCTGGGACGAGGCCAACCGGATCCTCGCGGCGACGCCGGCGCCCGCGCTGCTCCGCCGCTTCGACGTCCGCCTGGTCGGCACCACCGACTTCGCCGCCGATCCGCTCGATCACCACGCGGCGCTGGCGAGCGACCCGATCGAGGGCCTGCGCGTCGTGCCGACCTTCCGGCCCGATGCCTGCCACCAGCTCGGCGACACGGCGGCCTGGAACCGCGCGATGGACGCGTTGGGCGCCGCCGCCGGCGTCGAGATCGACTCGCTGGCCACGCTGGTGGACGCTCTGAAGCGGCGGCACGCCTTCTTCGGCGAGCTCGGCTGCCGCGCCTCGGACCACGGCTTGCTCGCCCTGCCCGACGCCGCGCCCAGCGAGAGTGCCGCGGCCCGGGTCTTCGACCGCCTCCGCGGCCACGACGAGGCCGCGGCCGGGCCCGACGGGCAGGCGAGCTTCTCGGCCTACCTGATGCACCTCTTCGGGAAGCTCGACCACGACGATGGCCGCGTGCACCAGCTGCACCTCGGCGCGGCGCGGAACCTCAACGCCGCCGGCTTCGATGCCCTCGGGCCCGACACCGGCTTCGACGCCATCGGCGACGCCCGGCAGGGCCCCGGCCTCGTCCGCCACCTCTCGGCGCTCGCCGCCGCCGGCAGGCTGCCCCGCACCGTGCTCTACAACCTCAACCCCGTCGACAACCACCTCTTCGCCACGGTCGCCGGCAGCTTCCAGGGCAGGCCGGCCGGCGGCGGATCGACCGCTCCCGGGCACGTCCAGTTCGGCTCGGGCTGGTGGTTCCTCGACCAGGACCGCGGCATGCGCGACCAGATCCAGACCCTGATGGAGGTCGGCGTGCTGTCCACCTTCATCGGCATGCTCACCGACAGCCGCAGCTTCCTGTCCTTCCCCCGCCACGAGTACTTCCGCCGAATCCTCTGCGACGAGATCGGGAGGCGGGTCGACGCCGGCCTCATCCCCGACGACGCGGACCTGCTCGACGGGATCGTGCGGGGCATCTGCTTCGGCAACGCGATGGCGTTTCTGGGGGTGCAGAGCGAGCGGGGAAGTCAAGCGGGGAAGTGA